In a single window of the Anguilla rostrata isolate EN2019 chromosome 4, ASM1855537v3, whole genome shotgun sequence genome:
- the dnajc6 gene encoding auxilin isoform X4 — protein MSLLGGYKKKTNYDGYESLQLVDSSGDFNNRERSGSSIPANLAARAGPVTPDDYSTMDSSDMDANYGGGLLDMVKGGAGKFFSNFKDNIKDTLKDTSTKVMHQVSTYTKGELDIAYITSRIIVMSYPADAVEIEDVRSFLDSRHMDHYTVFNLSQRNYRGAKFSNRVSECNWPARQAPSLHNLFAVCKNMHNWLRQNPKNVCVITCTDGRAPSGVLVCAMFCFCHLFYNPVPAMQLLSAKRPGSGLWPSHRRYIGYVCSMVSEKPTLPHSKPLVIKAVTMSPVPCFNKQRSGCRPFCDILIGETKIFSTAQDYERMREHKVQEGKVVFPLGVSVHGDVVVSVFHMRSTIGGRLQAKVTNTQIFQIQFHTGFIAPGSTILKFTKPELDACDSPEKYPQLFHVVLEIEVESADKQKDLTPPWEQFPNKDLIPNVLFSCQQEHQDALAIADPGRDGRPGQTTQESEPSDDEMLSLSSQQSNTSSEKPGGAQATPKGAAKPEVQSPPAPPPAEDVDLLELDGDAGGLACSSPQPPTNTDLLGDLFGARPHPDSGPASAQSTPRRTAPSSSSPCPSPRSADSFDPFGSGSSPKPQEFMGSFLGPGNVRQSDPFLHVARSPSPTVQNTGMGRNSPVHPTTPSVSIQQQNTKGGWEWNKPAASGGFGMGSRSASTSPTGSIHSTPTHQPKPNTLDPFADLGALGTNLGGGSGFSSKPSTPTGSGGAFPPMGSPQRPSPQHMAGGGWQPSTGFTPWQQGGGTQWQPQQQPAKTGPPPMPHASPQNRPNYNVSFSGMGGAAPSASGKLPQSFGTKPKVADANFDDLLSGQGFAGGKDKRGPKTIAEMRKEEMAKEMDPEKIKILDWIEGKERNIRALLSTMHTVLWEGESRWKPVGMADLVTPDQVKRVYRKAVLVVHPDKATGEPYEQYAKMIFMELNDAWSEFESQGQKPLY, from the exons ATATGGACGCCAACTATGGCGGGGGCCTGTTGGACATGGTGAAGGGGGGAGCCGGCAAGTTTTTCAGCAACTTTAAGGACAACATCAAAGATACCCTAAAAGACACCTCCACCAAAGTCATGCACCAAGTGTCAAC TTATACAAAAGGAGAGCTGGACATTGCCTATATCACCTCTCGAATCATCG TGATGTCATACCCAGCCGACGCTGTGGAGATCGAGGATGTTCGCTCCTTCCTGGACTCCCGGCACATGGACCACTATACAGTCTTCAACCTATCCCAGAGAAACTACCGTGGCGCAAAATTCTCCAACAGG GTGTCAGAATGTAACTGGCCTGCCCGTCAGGCCCCCAGCCTCCATAACCTGTTTGCTGTCTGCAAAAATATGCACAACTGGCTCCGACAGAACCCCAAGAATGTCTGTGTGATCACCTGCACG GATGGCCGAGCCCCCTCAGGAGTTCTGGTGTGTGCCATGTTCTGCTTCTGTCACCTCTTCTACAACCCGGTCCCTGCCATGCAGCTGCTCAGCGCCAAGAGACCCGGATCCGGCCTCTGGCCCTCGCACAGGAG GTATATTGGCTATGTCTGCAGCATGGTGTCTGAGAAGCCAACGCTACCGCACTCCAAGCCTCTGGTCATCAAAGCGGTCACTATGAGCCCTGTCCCCTGCTTCAACAAACAGCGCAGTGGCTGCCGGCCCTTCTGCGACATCCTTATCGGTGAAACTAAGATCTTTTCAACAGCACAGGACTATGAGAGAATGAG AGAGCACAAGGTGCAGGAAGGAAAGGTTGTGTTTCCTCTGGGTGTGAGTGTTCATGGAGACGTGGTGGTCTCCGTCTTTCACATGAGATCTACCATTGGAGGCCGGCTACAAGCCAAG gtgacaaacacacaaatattccAAATACAATTCCACACTGGGTTCATTGCTCCAGGCTCCACAATATTAAAGTTTACAAA GCCCGAGCTGGATGCCTGTGACTCACCGGAGAAGTACCCCCAGCTCTTCCACGTGGTGCTGGAGATTGAGGTGGAGAGTGCGGACAAGCAGAAGGACTTGACCCCACCCTGGGAGCAGTTCCCCAACAAGGACCTGATTCCAAATGTCCTCTTCTCCTGCCAGCAGGAGCACCAGGATGCTCTGGCCATTGCAG ACCCCGGCAGGGACGGCCGCCCCGGGCAGACCACCCAGGAGAGCGAGCCCTCCGACGACGAAATGCTGTCCCTGTCCAGCCAGCAGAGCAACACCAGCAGCGAGAAGCCCGGCGGCGCACAGGCCACGCCCAAAGGCGCCGCGAAGCCCGAGGTCCagtcccccccagccccgccccccgccgagGACGTGGACCTGCTGGAGTTGGACGGGGACGCGGGGGGCCTGGCTTGctcctccccccaaccccccaccaacACCGACCTGCTCGGCGACCTGTTTGGAGCCCGCCCCCACCCAGACAGCGGTCCTGCCTCTGCCCAGTCCACCCCGCGAAGAACGgcgccctcctcctcttcgcCCTGCCCCTCGCCCCGCTCTGCAGACA gTTTCGATCCTTTCGGGTCAGGATCCAGCCCCAAACCGCAGGAGTTTATGGGCTCGTTTTTAGGGCCAGGTAATGTGAGGCAGTCGGACCCTTTCCTGCATGTGGCACGGTCACCATCACCCACTGTGCAGAATACAGGCATGG GACGTAATTCCCCAGTTCATCCCACCACCCCTTCTGTCAGTATTCAGCAGCAGAACACAAAGGGGGGATGGGAGTGGAACAAACCTGCAGCTTCCG GAGGCTTTGGAATGGGCAGCAGATCAGCCAGCACCAGCCCCACTGGCTCCATCCACAGCACTCCCACACATCAGCCTAAGCCCAACACGCTGGACCCCTTCGCTGACCTTGGTGCTCTGGGGACAAATCTGGGAG GTGGATCAGGTTTCTCCAGCAAGCCAAGCACCCCCACCGGCTCAGGGGGAGCGTTCCCCCCGATGGGGTCTCCGCAGCGGCCCTCTCCCCAGCACATGGCGGGCGGGGGCTGGCAGCCCAGTACGGGCTTTACCCCGTGGCAGCAGGGCGGGGGCACACAGTGGCAGCCCCAGCAACAGCCGGCCAAAACGGGCCCCCCGCCCATGCCCCACGCATCCCCGCAGAACCGCCCCAATTACAACGTCAGCTTTTCTGGCATGGGAGGGGCTGCCCCCAGTGCCTCTGGGAAGCTGCCGCAGTCTTTTG GGACCAAGCCCAAAGTAGCAGACGCTAACTTTGATGACCTGCTGTCTGGACAAGGCTTCGCTGGCGGTAAGGACAAGAGAGGGCCAAAGACAATAGCGGAGATGAGAAAGGAGGAGATGGCCAAGGAGATGGACCCTGAGAAAATTAAG ATCCTGGACTGGATcgaggggaaggagaggaacATCCGGGCCCTGCTCTCCACCATGCACACGGTCctatgggagggggagagccgGTGGAAGCCCGTGGGCATGGCCGACCTGGTCACCCCGGACCAGGTCAAGAGGGTGTACCGCAAGGCCGTGCTGGTGGTTCACCCTGACAAA GCCACCGGGGAACCCTATGAACAATACGCCAAGATGATTTTTATGGAACTGAATGATGCCTGGTCAGAATTTGAAAGTCAAGGACAAAAACCGTTGtactga
- the dnajc6 gene encoding auxilin isoform X6, which translates to MSYPADAVEIEDVRSFLDSRHMDHYTVFNLSQRNYRGAKFSNRVSECNWPARQAPSLHNLFAVCKNMHNWLRQNPKNVCVITCTDGRAPSGVLVCAMFCFCHLFYNPVPAMQLLSAKRPGSGLWPSHRRYIGYVCSMVSEKPTLPHSKPLVIKAVTMSPVPCFNKQRSGCRPFCDILIGETKIFSTAQDYERMREHKVQEGKVVFPLGVSVHGDVVVSVFHMRSTIGGRLQAKVTNTQIFQIQFHTGFIAPGSTILKFTKPELDACDSPEKYPQLFHVVLEIEVESADKQKDLTPPWEQFPNKDLIPNVLFSCQQEHQDALAIAEQMEGLDLEDPGRDGRPGQTTQESEPSDDEMLSLSSQQSNTSSEKPGGAQATPKGAAKPEVQSPPAPPPAEDVDLLELDGDAGGLACSSPQPPTNTDLLGDLFGARPHPDSGPASAQSTPRRTAPSSSSPCPSPRSADSFDPFGSGSSPKPQEFMGSFLGPGNVRQSDPFLHVARSPSPTVQNTGMGRNSPVHPTTPSVSIQQQNTKGGWEWNKPAASGGFGMGSRSASTSPTGSIHSTPTHQPKPNTLDPFADLGALGTNLGGGSGFSSKPSTPTGSGGAFPPMGSPQRPSPQHMAGGGWQPSTGFTPWQQGGGTQWQPQQQPAKTGPPPMPHASPQNRPNYNVSFSGMGGAAPSASGKLPQSFGTKPKVADANFDDLLSGQGFAGGKDKRGPKTIAEMRKEEMAKEMDPEKIKILDWIEGKERNIRALLSTMHTVLWEGESRWKPVGMADLVTPDQVKRVYRKAVLVVHPDKATGEPYEQYAKMIFMELNDAWSEFESQGQKPLY; encoded by the exons ATGTCATACCCAGCCGACGCTGTGGAGATCGAGGATGTTCGCTCCTTCCTGGACTCCCGGCACATGGACCACTATACAGTCTTCAACCTATCCCAGAGAAACTACCGTGGCGCAAAATTCTCCAACAGG GTGTCAGAATGTAACTGGCCTGCCCGTCAGGCCCCCAGCCTCCATAACCTGTTTGCTGTCTGCAAAAATATGCACAACTGGCTCCGACAGAACCCCAAGAATGTCTGTGTGATCACCTGCACG GATGGCCGAGCCCCCTCAGGAGTTCTGGTGTGTGCCATGTTCTGCTTCTGTCACCTCTTCTACAACCCGGTCCCTGCCATGCAGCTGCTCAGCGCCAAGAGACCCGGATCCGGCCTCTGGCCCTCGCACAGGAG GTATATTGGCTATGTCTGCAGCATGGTGTCTGAGAAGCCAACGCTACCGCACTCCAAGCCTCTGGTCATCAAAGCGGTCACTATGAGCCCTGTCCCCTGCTTCAACAAACAGCGCAGTGGCTGCCGGCCCTTCTGCGACATCCTTATCGGTGAAACTAAGATCTTTTCAACAGCACAGGACTATGAGAGAATGAG AGAGCACAAGGTGCAGGAAGGAAAGGTTGTGTTTCCTCTGGGTGTGAGTGTTCATGGAGACGTGGTGGTCTCCGTCTTTCACATGAGATCTACCATTGGAGGCCGGCTACAAGCCAAG gtgacaaacacacaaatattccAAATACAATTCCACACTGGGTTCATTGCTCCAGGCTCCACAATATTAAAGTTTACAAA GCCCGAGCTGGATGCCTGTGACTCACCGGAGAAGTACCCCCAGCTCTTCCACGTGGTGCTGGAGATTGAGGTGGAGAGTGCGGACAAGCAGAAGGACTTGACCCCACCCTGGGAGCAGTTCCCCAACAAGGACCTGATTCCAAATGTCCTCTTCTCCTGCCAGCAGGAGCACCAGGATGCTCTGGCCATTGCAG AACAAATGGAGGGACTGGATCTGGAAG ACCCCGGCAGGGACGGCCGCCCCGGGCAGACCACCCAGGAGAGCGAGCCCTCCGACGACGAAATGCTGTCCCTGTCCAGCCAGCAGAGCAACACCAGCAGCGAGAAGCCCGGCGGCGCACAGGCCACGCCCAAAGGCGCCGCGAAGCCCGAGGTCCagtcccccccagccccgccccccgccgagGACGTGGACCTGCTGGAGTTGGACGGGGACGCGGGGGGCCTGGCTTGctcctccccccaaccccccaccaacACCGACCTGCTCGGCGACCTGTTTGGAGCCCGCCCCCACCCAGACAGCGGTCCTGCCTCTGCCCAGTCCACCCCGCGAAGAACGgcgccctcctcctcttcgcCCTGCCCCTCGCCCCGCTCTGCAGACA gTTTCGATCCTTTCGGGTCAGGATCCAGCCCCAAACCGCAGGAGTTTATGGGCTCGTTTTTAGGGCCAGGTAATGTGAGGCAGTCGGACCCTTTCCTGCATGTGGCACGGTCACCATCACCCACTGTGCAGAATACAGGCATGG GACGTAATTCCCCAGTTCATCCCACCACCCCTTCTGTCAGTATTCAGCAGCAGAACACAAAGGGGGGATGGGAGTGGAACAAACCTGCAGCTTCCG GAGGCTTTGGAATGGGCAGCAGATCAGCCAGCACCAGCCCCACTGGCTCCATCCACAGCACTCCCACACATCAGCCTAAGCCCAACACGCTGGACCCCTTCGCTGACCTTGGTGCTCTGGGGACAAATCTGGGAG GTGGATCAGGTTTCTCCAGCAAGCCAAGCACCCCCACCGGCTCAGGGGGAGCGTTCCCCCCGATGGGGTCTCCGCAGCGGCCCTCTCCCCAGCACATGGCGGGCGGGGGCTGGCAGCCCAGTACGGGCTTTACCCCGTGGCAGCAGGGCGGGGGCACACAGTGGCAGCCCCAGCAACAGCCGGCCAAAACGGGCCCCCCGCCCATGCCCCACGCATCCCCGCAGAACCGCCCCAATTACAACGTCAGCTTTTCTGGCATGGGAGGGGCTGCCCCCAGTGCCTCTGGGAAGCTGCCGCAGTCTTTTG GGACCAAGCCCAAAGTAGCAGACGCTAACTTTGATGACCTGCTGTCTGGACAAGGCTTCGCTGGCGGTAAGGACAAGAGAGGGCCAAAGACAATAGCGGAGATGAGAAAGGAGGAGATGGCCAAGGAGATGGACCCTGAGAAAATTAAG ATCCTGGACTGGATcgaggggaaggagaggaacATCCGGGCCCTGCTCTCCACCATGCACACGGTCctatgggagggggagagccgGTGGAAGCCCGTGGGCATGGCCGACCTGGTCACCCCGGACCAGGTCAAGAGGGTGTACCGCAAGGCCGTGCTGGTGGTTCACCCTGACAAA GCCACCGGGGAACCCTATGAACAATACGCCAAGATGATTTTTATGGAACTGAATGATGCCTGGTCAGAATTTGAAAGTCAAGGACAAAAACCGTTGtactga